The DNA segment CCAGACCCCTCCCAACTAAGTTGATGAACACGTCCTCGAGCGTCGACTCCCTCTTGCTCATCGAGAGTATCTTCGCCCCCCTGCCAACTATCATGGACACTATTTCGGAGATCGAGGCCTCTTCCTCCACCTGCACCCTCAGCTTAAGGCCTTGTTCCAGTGGCTCCAATGCCATGCCCCTGACACCAGGAATGGCCCCTATCTCTTCCGCTCCCTCAAGTGCGGATGTCTCGATCTCATAGGATGTCACCCGGTCCAGAGACCTCTTCAGGTTGGAAGGGGTGTCACAGGCCAGTATCCTTCCCCTATCGATGATGGCCACCCTGTCGCACAGCTCCTCAGCCTCCGCCATGTAGTGAGTCGTTAGCAGCACCGTCCTGCGATCTCCGGAGGAGACCCAGTCAATCACGAATGATCGGATCGCGCGGCTGGAGTTGACATCAAGCCCCAGTGTTGGCTCGTCCAAGAAGATGAGCCTTGGGTCGGTCACGAACCCCCGGATCACGTTCATCTTCTGCTTCTCCCCGGTGGACAGCGTCCTGACCTTCGAATCGGCAAACTCGGTCAGTCCAAATCGAGCCAAAAGATCATCGATCCGGGTCCTTGCCTCCTTGCCGGGGATTCCGTAGAACTGTGAGAACATCCAGAGGTTCTCCCTGACCGTGAGCAGACCGTAACCGGAGAACTCGCCCCCCGCTACCATGTTGATAAGGGGGCGGATGCTCTGCGCCTGCCGTTCAACATCGTAACCCAGAACCTCGGCGCTTCCAGAGGATGGGAGCAGAAGTGTGGCCAGTATCTTAATGAGAGTAGTCTTTCCGGCCCCGTTGGGTCCTAGGAGACCGAAGAGTTCTCCATCCTTAATGTGGAGATCCACGTCATCCAGAGCAACGGTTTCCCTCTTGCCTCTGTTTGTCTTGAAAACCCTAGTTAGCCCCTCGACCCTAACAGCATCCATCATTCTGGGGAAAAGAGTCGATGGGGAAAAATCTATCGAATCATGCTTCAAACTGGTGCCAATACCTGGTAATATACCCAGCTATGCGGTTCTTCATGGTGGTCGAATGAACGTCGGTCAGCTTCTCGACCATGAGCTTATTGTTCTCGAAGTCACCACTGAAGACTCCTGGGTACTTCTCCACCAGATCGATGGCCACCCTCTTGATGTAAGTGGGTCTAATATTTCCCATGTTCCACACCGAGTGGGAAGTGGTTAAGGACTTGCTGTATTTATAGCTTGCTCAGCTCGTCCTTCCTTGGCTTCCCGCAGGTCATCTTGCCCTCGGGGCATGGTCCACGCACGCAGGGCGGTCCCGCCCTCCTGAAAATGACCGGGCAGACCTTGCGAACCGCCTCGAGCATCCGATCCGCCACCTCCCGTATCTCCCACTGCGCCCGGTTGCAGCACCTAAGCGAGAAGAAATGCCAGAGCTCCCTGGCGTTCATGGTAACGGTGATATTGGTGGTGCACGCATTCGGAAGTACATACCTAGCATCCTCGACCGGTACCTTCTCCGATAGCTCCCTGTAGGTGTCCCACACCTCTCTCATCAGAATCTCGAAACGCTGGGCGGCCTCATCATCCTCCCTGATCTTGGGAGGCATGACAAATTCGGCCTTGTCCATGGAGACATAGCGCTGGCTCTGCTGCGAGTAAGAAGCCACCCGATGTCTGACCAGCTGATGGGTCAACACCCTTGATATTCCCTCGAGAGAAAAGGTGTAGGAAGCGTGCTCTATCACCGAGTGATGGCCTGAGGACAGTACGCTCTCCAGCCTGCGCTCGGCAGTCTCCCCGTCCATGGAGTCTATAAGCTCCCCGCTGGTCGACCTCGAGTAACAGGAATGGGCAGCGGCGGAGCACAGGAGCTCCGCGTCCTCGGTGTACCTCAGCAGCCTAACATTCATCTTCGCACCACACCTGAATCTGCGAGCCCGGACAAAAAGGATTGGTCTCACTCTTCGAATTGTGTGGTGAAGGTGAAGGTGACCTCTCC comes from the Methanomassiliicoccales archaeon genome and includes:
- a CDS encoding FAD-dependent thymidylate synthase translates to MNVRLLRYTEDAELLCSAAAHSCYSRSTSGELIDSMDGETAERRLESVLSSGHHSVIEHASYTFSLEGISRVLTHQLVRHRVASYSQQSQRYVSMDKAEFVMPPKIREDDEAAQRFEILMREVWDTYRELSEKVPVEDARYVLPNACTTNITVTMNARELWHFFSLRCCNRAQWEIREVADRMLEAVRKVCPVIFRRAGPPCVRGPCPEGKMTCGKPRKDELSKL
- a CDS encoding 30S ribosomal protein S17e, which encodes MGNIRPTYIKRVAIDLVEKYPGVFSGDFENNKLMVEKLTDVHSTTMKNRIAGYITRYWHQFEA
- a CDS encoding ABC transporter ATP-binding protein → MDAVRVEGLTRVFKTNRGKRETVALDDVDLHIKDGELFGLLGPNGAGKTTLIKILATLLLPSSGSAEVLGYDVERQAQSIRPLINMVAGGEFSGYGLLTVRENLWMFSQFYGIPGKEARTRIDDLLARFGLTEFADSKVRTLSTGEKQKMNVIRGFVTDPRLIFLDEPTLGLDVNSSRAIRSFVIDWVSSGDRRTVLLTTHYMAEAEELCDRVAIIDRGRILACDTPSNLKRSLDRVTSYEIETSALEGAEEIGAIPGVRGMALEPLEQGLKLRVQVEEEASISEIVSMIVGRGAKILSMSKRESTLEDVFINLVGRGLE